In one window of Kosmotoga pacifica DNA:
- the rsmH gene encoding 16S rRNA (cytosine(1402)-N(4))-methyltransferase RsmH: protein MTLPREYHESHRSVMVHEALQYLLTRDDGVYVDCTLGEGGHTKAIIEATSARSTVIGLDVDAEVLALAERKLRDIQGNVRLFNVSYLDFDVVLGSLGINRVDGFLLDLGVSTYQLKARGRGFSYEVDEPLDMRMNLSNPVKAVDIVNKYSERELAKVIFEYGDEKRFSRRIARSIVKRRPIQTTFELVEAIRAALPPEERHKRKRHFATRTFQALRIEVNKELEVIRNTLEKIPGYLNPGGRVVVITFHSLEDRTVKHAFREKKGIELKILTKKPVVPSEEEVRENPRARSAKLRAAERI, encoded by the coding sequence ATGACATTGCCAAGAGAGTACCACGAGTCCCACCGGAGCGTAATGGTTCACGAAGCGCTCCAATATTTGCTTACAAGAGATGATGGAGTTTATGTGGACTGTACCCTAGGCGAAGGTGGGCATACTAAAGCTATAATTGAAGCAACCTCGGCGAGATCCACTGTGATAGGGTTGGATGTGGATGCTGAGGTTTTAGCATTAGCGGAGCGGAAACTGCGAGATATTCAGGGAAACGTACGGTTGTTCAATGTTTCGTATCTTGATTTCGACGTTGTTCTGGGATCTCTTGGTATTAACAGGGTCGATGGATTTTTACTCGATCTCGGCGTTTCGACCTACCAGCTCAAAGCCAGAGGAAGAGGTTTCAGCTACGAAGTGGACGAACCACTGGATATGAGAATGAATCTCAGCAATCCTGTCAAAGCAGTAGATATAGTCAACAAGTATTCGGAGCGGGAACTGGCAAAGGTCATATTCGAGTATGGCGATGAGAAGCGTTTCTCCCGGCGAATAGCCCGGAGCATAGTGAAGCGGAGACCCATTCAAACTACCTTCGAACTTGTTGAGGCTATTCGCGCAGCCTTACCGCCAGAAGAAAGACACAAAAGGAAAAGACATTTTGCCACTAGGACATTTCAGGCTTTGAGAATTGAAGTTAACAAGGAGCTGGAGGTCATCCGCAATACTCTTGAGAAGATCCCTGGATATCTCAACCCCGGCGGAAGAGTGGTCGTGATCACTTTTCATTCGCTCGAGGATAGGACGGTTAAACATGCGTTTAGGGAGAAGAAGGGCATTGAGCTAAAGATCTTGACGAAGAAACCAGTAGTACCGTCCGAAGAGGAGGTTAGAGAAAACCCTCGAGCAAGAAGTGCAAAGTTGAGGGCAGCGGAGCGGATCTGA
- a CDS encoding penicillin-binding transpeptidase domain-containing protein, with product MTRIPAHRGSIYDAKGRLLAYDSLLYEAWLDLEFIRRNASESELELLLKNISDYFAFPKEEVLKKINSDSYFMLLGKSNNLDEMMRKITPVVRKYISIELNTERLSLKEYGLSKIVGSLDGSGRALSGIEKSYDNVLRGKKDGYVRKTLTGTLKVNPEDGNDVYLSIDLDLQKMVYDVLSKGVRKNKADGGIAILMESKTGKILAYANTYDWDVGLMGIFEPGSTIKPIIYGIALETFSITEESTFLCNGIIQPIEGLDIFIRDTEGEKHGIETFRDAIRNSCNVATTQVARAILNNIGKSEFYRKLIEAGFGRKTGVDLYGEIKGLFQAPSDWSLISPYQFAIGQGIGVTIFQLLRALNTYAADGNLLIPSFVKAVGNGTEIREIPPKIESRIFSSKLVKTMIPVLESVVASGTGTRAQVEGLRIGGKTGTAQKATESGYSYSDYYSLFWGFFPVDAPKYSLLVMIDNPRAGEYYGGTVAGPIFSEIVKNIYGLHEETPEPKHEIYSWKTPQLIGYTLHDVIEIKELLGIEKLKIHGTGRVVKQLPEAGAPLKPVLEVWLSTEEK from the coding sequence ATGACCAGAATACCTGCCCATAGAGGTTCGATTTATGATGCTAAGGGCAGGCTGCTTGCGTATGATTCCTTGCTCTACGAAGCCTGGTTAGACCTCGAATTCATCAGAAGGAATGCTTCTGAAAGTGAGCTGGAGCTGCTTCTTAAAAATATCTCTGATTACTTTGCCTTTCCAAAGGAAGAAGTCCTCAAGAAGATCAATTCAGATTCTTATTTTATGCTGCTGGGAAAATCGAATAATCTTGACGAAATGATGCGCAAAATAACACCAGTTGTCAGGAAGTATATCTCCATCGAATTGAATACAGAACGTCTGTCATTGAAAGAGTACGGGCTTAGCAAAATAGTGGGTAGCCTTGATGGCAGCGGCAGAGCTTTGAGTGGTATTGAGAAAAGTTATGATAACGTTCTAAGAGGTAAAAAAGACGGTTATGTTAGAAAGACACTTACGGGCACGTTGAAAGTAAATCCTGAAGATGGAAACGATGTTTACCTTTCAATAGATCTCGATCTGCAGAAGATGGTATACGATGTCTTGAGCAAAGGTGTCAGAAAGAATAAAGCTGACGGTGGCATCGCTATACTCATGGAAAGCAAGACTGGGAAAATTCTCGCTTACGCCAATACCTATGACTGGGATGTTGGGCTTATGGGTATCTTCGAACCCGGCTCAACGATAAAGCCCATTATTTATGGAATTGCCCTTGAAACCTTCTCGATAACTGAGGAATCTACATTCCTTTGCAACGGTATCATTCAACCTATAGAAGGGCTAGACATATTTATAAGAGATACAGAAGGTGAGAAACACGGTATTGAGACTTTTAGAGATGCAATAAGAAATTCCTGTAATGTCGCGACCACGCAAGTTGCCCGGGCGATCCTTAACAACATCGGGAAGTCTGAATTTTACAGAAAACTCATAGAAGCAGGTTTTGGCAGGAAAACAGGTGTGGATCTCTACGGTGAGATCAAAGGACTCTTTCAAGCACCCTCTGATTGGTCCCTCATTTCTCCCTACCAGTTCGCTATCGGCCAGGGAATTGGAGTAACTATTTTTCAACTACTGAGGGCGCTGAATACATATGCTGCCGATGGAAATCTTCTCATTCCCTCCTTCGTAAAAGCTGTGGGTAATGGCACAGAGATAAGGGAGATTCCCCCTAAAATCGAATCAAGAATATTTTCGTCGAAGTTAGTGAAAACCATGATCCCTGTGCTGGAATCCGTTGTAGCGAGCGGCACTGGTACAAGAGCCCAGGTTGAGGGTCTTAGAATAGGTGGCAAGACAGGAACCGCACAAAAAGCTACTGAATCGGGCTACAGTTACAGCGATTATTATTCGCTGTTCTGGGGTTTTTTCCCTGTTGATGCTCCCAAATATTCGTTGCTGGTAATGATAGATAATCCCAGGGCGGGAGAATATTACGGTGGAACAGTCGCAGGCCCAATATTTTCAGAAATCGTTAAAAATATCTACGGATTACATGAAGAAACCCCGGAACCGAAACATGAAATCTACAGCTGGAAGACTCCCCAACTAATAGGGTATACTTTACATGATGTAATTGAAATAAAAGAACTGCTCGGCATTGAGAAACTGAAAATTCATGGAACGGGTCGTGTTGTGAAACAGCTACCTGAAGCTGGTGCACCTCTGAAACCGGTTCTTGAAGTCTGGCTTTCAACGGAGGAAAAATAA
- the rpsL gene encoding 30S ribosomal protein S12, with amino-acid sequence MPTINQLVRHARKSVKKKSKSPALENNPQKRGVCIRVSTMTPKKPNSALRKIARVRLSNGTEVTAYIPGEGHNLQEHSVVLVRGGRVKDLPGVRYKIIRGTLDSEGVANRRQSRSRYGAKRPKK; translated from the coding sequence ATGCCCACTATTAATCAGTTAGTGAGACACGCCAGGAAGAGTGTAAAGAAGAAATCTAAATCTCCCGCTCTGGAAAACAATCCCCAGAAGCGTGGTGTATGTATCAGAGTTTCAACAATGACCCCGAAAAAGCCTAATTCTGCTCTTCGTAAAATAGCGAGAGTAAGGCTTTCCAACGGGACAGAGGTTACCGCCTATATTCCCGGTGAAGGTCACAACCTTCAGGAGCACTCCGTGGTGCTCGTCAGAGGTGGAAGGGTCAAGGATCTTCCCGGTGTAAGATACAAGATAATTAGAGGCACGCTGGACTCTGAAGGTGTTGCCAACAGAAGGCAGTCCAGAAGCAGGTATGGTGCCAAGAGGCCGAAAAAGTAA
- the rpsG gene encoding 30S ribosomal protein S7, giving the protein MRRRRAVKREVAPDPVYNDVLVTKLINRIMVDGKKSKAEKIVYRAIEILSERTKQPPMEAFKKAINNVKPLLEVRPRRVGGATYQIPFEVPEHRALSLALRWIVTASRAKKGRPMSERLAMELIDAYNGTGAAVKKREDVHRMAEAGKAYAHFRW; this is encoded by the coding sequence ATGAGAAGAAGAAGAGCAGTTAAGAGAGAAGTCGCTCCCGATCCGGTTTACAATGATGTTCTTGTTACAAAACTTATAAACAGGATTATGGTGGACGGGAAAAAAAGCAAAGCGGAAAAAATAGTGTATCGAGCTATTGAAATCCTTTCCGAAAGAACGAAACAGCCACCAATGGAGGCTTTTAAGAAAGCCATCAACAACGTCAAGCCCCTTCTTGAGGTTAGACCAAGGCGTGTTGGTGGTGCGACATACCAGATTCCCTTTGAAGTGCCAGAACACAGAGCCCTTTCCCTCGCGCTACGCTGGATAGTTACTGCTTCCAGAGCTAAGAAAGGAAGACCCATGAGCGAGAGACTTGCCATGGAACTTATCGACGCTTACAATGGCACGGGCGCGGCTGTAAAGAAGAGAGAAGACGTTCACAGAATGGCTGAAGCGGGTAAAGCATACGCTCACTTCAGATGGTGA
- the fusA gene encoding elongation factor G yields MKERRTRLDAVRNIGIMAHIDAGKTTTTERILFYTGKKYKLGNVDDGTATMDWMDQEKERGITITSAATTCFWRKHRINIIDTPGHVDFTVEVERSLRVLDGAIAVFDAQAGVEPQSETVWRQANKYHVPRIAFINKMDKTGADFNAAVQSMVDRLFANPVPLQIPIGAESEFDGVIDLVKMKAIRWYDPDGTEYGYEEIPDELLERAEEAHEDLITHVAEFDEEIMELYLAGEPIPEERLKKAIRKGTLANQIVPVLCGSAFKNRGVQPLLDAIVDYLPAPTDLPPVKGIDPDTQEEIDVRPDENDPFVGMAFKIMVDPHVGKVTFVRVYSGSLTKGSYVVNCNKGIKERVSRLLFMHANQREEIDYIRAGDIVAMVGMKNTMTGETIVADGTRKVLLEKIEFPEPVISIAIEAASKNELPKLSKALQALTEEDPSLKTFVDPETNETILSGMGELHLEVVVERIKREFNVNLRVGHPQVSYRETVKQEATAEGKYIRQSGGRGQYGHVVLKIEPSKDGISFEDKTAGGVIPKEFISAIEAGVKEAALSGVLAGYPMVNLKISLLDGSYHEVDSSEMAFKIAASMAFRDACRKAKPTLLEPIMSVELTSPEEYLGDLIADLNSRRARIEGFENKAGLRIVKAHVPLSELFGYATVVRSLSQGRATHVIQFSHYAEVPEKVAEKILGS; encoded by the coding sequence GTGAAAGAAAGACGGACCAGATTAGATGCCGTGAGGAATATCGGCATCATGGCTCATATTGATGCCGGTAAGACGACGACAACAGAGAGAATTCTTTTCTACACCGGTAAAAAATACAAACTAGGAAACGTAGACGATGGTACCGCCACAATGGATTGGATGGATCAGGAGAAAGAACGTGGCATTACCATTACTTCTGCTGCTACAACCTGTTTCTGGAGAAAACATCGAATAAACATTATCGATACACCCGGCCACGTTGACTTTACTGTCGAAGTCGAGAGGTCTCTCAGAGTGCTCGATGGGGCTATTGCTGTCTTTGATGCACAAGCCGGTGTTGAACCCCAGTCAGAAACAGTTTGGCGTCAGGCCAATAAATACCATGTACCCAGGATTGCCTTTATAAACAAAATGGATAAAACCGGAGCGGATTTCAATGCAGCCGTACAAAGTATGGTTGATAGATTATTTGCGAATCCCGTTCCGCTTCAAATTCCAATAGGTGCAGAAAGTGAGTTTGATGGTGTTATCGATCTGGTTAAAATGAAAGCCATCAGATGGTATGACCCGGATGGGACAGAATATGGCTACGAAGAAATACCGGACGAATTACTTGAAAGAGCGGAAGAAGCCCACGAAGATTTGATCACCCACGTTGCCGAATTCGACGAAGAAATCATGGAATTGTACCTTGCCGGTGAACCGATACCGGAGGAGAGGCTCAAAAAGGCTATTAGAAAAGGGACGCTTGCAAATCAGATTGTCCCTGTACTTTGTGGTTCTGCCTTTAAAAATAGAGGTGTACAACCTCTGCTCGATGCTATCGTTGATTATTTACCAGCACCTACCGATCTTCCGCCTGTCAAAGGAATCGATCCGGACACTCAAGAAGAGATAGATGTAAGACCTGACGAAAACGATCCATTTGTAGGAATGGCGTTCAAAATCATGGTCGATCCCCATGTGGGGAAAGTGACCTTCGTCAGAGTATATTCTGGTTCTTTGACTAAAGGTTCTTATGTTGTGAACTGCAATAAAGGAATCAAGGAACGTGTTTCAAGACTCCTTTTTATGCATGCTAATCAACGCGAAGAAATAGACTACATCAGGGCCGGGGATATAGTCGCTATGGTAGGCATGAAAAACACAATGACAGGTGAAACCATTGTGGCTGACGGTACGAGAAAAGTTCTGCTTGAAAAGATCGAGTTTCCTGAACCCGTAATCTCGATCGCTATTGAAGCGGCAAGCAAAAATGAACTTCCAAAATTGTCAAAGGCTTTGCAGGCTTTGACTGAAGAAGATCCGTCTCTCAAGACATTTGTTGATCCAGAAACCAATGAGACCATACTCTCTGGTATGGGTGAATTGCACCTCGAAGTTGTCGTAGAGCGGATCAAACGGGAATTCAATGTCAACTTACGTGTGGGGCACCCGCAGGTGTCTTATCGAGAAACTGTCAAGCAAGAAGCTACTGCCGAGGGTAAATACATACGTCAATCTGGTGGTAGGGGCCAATATGGCCACGTCGTTTTGAAGATTGAGCCCAGCAAAGACGGTATCTCATTTGAGGATAAGACGGCTGGTGGTGTGATTCCCAAAGAATTCATTTCAGCAATCGAGGCGGGTGTCAAAGAAGCCGCGCTCTCAGGTGTCCTCGCGGGTTATCCCATGGTTAATCTCAAAATTTCTTTGCTCGACGGATCCTATCATGAAGTGGACTCATCTGAAATGGCTTTTAAAATCGCAGCCTCGATGGCTTTTAGAGATGCATGTCGCAAAGCCAAGCCTACTTTACTCGAACCTATCATGTCCGTTGAACTCACGAGTCCTGAAGAGTACCTAGGTGACCTTATTGCTGACTTAAATTCCAGAAGGGCGCGAATCGAAGGCTTCGAAAACAAGGCAGGCTTGAGAATAGTTAAGGCACACGTGCCCCTATCGGAGCTCTTTGGCTACGCGACAGTGGTCAGATCCCTTTCTCAGGGAAGGGCCACCCACGTTATACAATTTTCGCATTATGCGGAAGTTCCTGAGAAAGTCGCTGAAAAAATCCTTGGTTCATAA
- the tuf gene encoding elongation factor Tu — translation MAKEKFERTKPHLNIGTIGHIDHGKTTLTAAITKSLAYKGLADFTPFDAIDKAPEEKARGITINVTHVEYQTEKRHYAHIDCPGHADYIKNMITGAAQMDGAILVVAATDGVMPQTREHVLLARQVNVPAMVVFINKVDMVDDEELVELVEEEVRELLSNYDFPGDEIPVIKGSALMALEADNPDNPWVQKIYELMDAVDNYVPDPQRETDKPFLMPIEDIFSITGRGTVVTGRIERGVIHVGDEIEIVGLSYETRKTVVTGVEMFRKLLDEGVAGDNVGCLLRGVGKDEVKRGQVLAKPGSITPHKKFKANIYVLKKEEGGRHTPFTKGYRPQFYIRTADVTGELVDLPEGVEMVMPGDNVVMTVELIYPVAIEKGMRFAVREGGRTVGAGVVSEIIE, via the coding sequence ATGGCGAAAGAAAAGTTTGAAAGGACAAAACCCCATCTTAACATCGGTACTATCGGTCATATTGACCACGGTAAAACAACTTTGACCGCTGCTATTACGAAGTCTCTTGCTTACAAGGGCCTCGCTGATTTCACACCTTTTGATGCTATCGATAAGGCTCCTGAAGAAAAGGCTAGAGGAATCACCATCAATGTTACCCACGTCGAGTACCAGACCGAGAAGAGACATTACGCTCACATCGACTGTCCTGGTCATGCTGACTACATCAAGAACATGATCACTGGTGCTGCCCAGATGGATGGTGCCATCCTCGTTGTCGCTGCAACTGACGGTGTTATGCCCCAGACGAGAGAGCACGTTCTTCTTGCAAGACAGGTTAACGTTCCTGCCATGGTAGTTTTCATAAACAAGGTTGACATGGTAGATGACGAAGAACTTGTCGAACTCGTTGAAGAAGAAGTCAGAGAACTCCTCAGCAACTACGACTTCCCAGGTGATGAAATACCTGTTATCAAAGGTTCTGCTCTTATGGCACTCGAAGCTGACAATCCTGACAACCCCTGGGTACAGAAGATATACGAACTAATGGACGCTGTTGACAACTACGTTCCCGATCCTCAGAGGGAGACTGACAAACCTTTCCTCATGCCTATCGAAGACATCTTCTCCATCACCGGAAGAGGTACTGTCGTTACTGGAAGAATCGAACGTGGAGTTATTCACGTCGGTGATGAAATTGAAATCGTCGGCTTATCCTATGAAACCAGAAAAACAGTCGTAACGGGTGTAGAAATGTTCCGCAAACTCCTCGATGAAGGTGTCGCTGGTGACAACGTTGGTTGTCTCCTCAGAGGTGTTGGTAAGGACGAAGTCAAGAGAGGACAGGTTCTTGCCAAACCCGGTTCAATCACACCTCACAAAAAGTTCAAAGCGAATATCTACGTCTTGAAGAAGGAAGAAGGCGGAAGACACACACCGTTTACCAAGGGTTACAGACCTCAGTTCTACATCAGAACAGCCGACGTTACCGGTGAACTCGTAGACCTTCCTGAAGGCGTCGAAATGGTTATGCCCGGCGATAACGTCGTCATGACCGTTGAACTCATTTACCCTGTTGCTATTGAGAAAGGTATGAGATTCGCCGTTCGTGAAGGCGGAAGAACAGTCGGCGCAGGTGTCGTTAGTGAAATCATCGAGTAA
- the rpsJ gene encoding 30S ribosomal protein S10, giving the protein MAKQKIRIRLKAYDHRLLDMSAKKIVEAVKLTNAKVSGPVPLPTERTLYTVLTAPHKYKDAREQFEKLVHKRLIEIIDPTPKTIDSLMKIDLPAGVDVEIKL; this is encoded by the coding sequence ATGGCCAAACAAAAGATCAGGATCCGCTTAAAGGCTTATGACCATAGACTCTTGGATATGTCGGCTAAGAAGATAGTAGAGGCCGTTAAGCTCACAAACGCCAAGGTCTCTGGCCCTGTGCCGTTGCCGACAGAAAGAACACTTTACACTGTTCTCACGGCACCCCATAAATACAAAGATGCCAGAGAGCAGTTCGAAAAGCTCGTTCATAAAAGACTCATAGAGATCATCGATCCTACACCAAAAACAATCGATTCCCTGATGAAAATCGATCTCCCTGCGGGAGTGGATGTGGAGATCAAATTGTAA
- the rplC gene encoding 50S ribosomal protein L3, whose amino-acid sequence MKGIIGRKLGMTTIYKDGKALGVTVIKAGPCTVIQKKTAAAGEYDAIQLGFEELPQKRAEKLLTKPLLKKFEAANVKPHRVLREVRVGNPDEYNVGDVIDAGIFTEGELVDVTGWTKGRGFTGAMKRWNFRGGEASHGSKFHRELGSVGNHTEPAKIWKGKKMPGRYGNERVTVQNLEVVKVDAENGIIAVHGAVPGARGGLVIIKSAKKPRR is encoded by the coding sequence ATGAAGGGTATAATTGGCAGAAAACTTGGAATGACCACGATTTACAAGGACGGAAAAGCCCTCGGTGTAACAGTAATCAAAGCTGGCCCCTGCACGGTCATTCAGAAGAAAACTGCCGCTGCCGGTGAATACGACGCCATTCAGTTGGGTTTCGAAGAGCTTCCTCAGAAAAGGGCAGAAAAGCTTCTCACAAAGCCCCTTCTGAAAAAGTTCGAAGCCGCCAATGTCAAACCCCATAGAGTTCTTAGGGAAGTTCGCGTGGGAAACCCTGATGAATACAACGTGGGTGATGTTATAGATGCTGGAATATTCACCGAAGGCGAACTTGTGGATGTCACTGGCTGGACGAAAGGAAGAGGTTTCACCGGAGCCATGAAGAGATGGAATTTCCGCGGTGGCGAAGCTTCTCATGGTTCAAAATTCCACAGAGAACTCGGTTCAGTAGGTAATCATACTGAACCTGCAAAGATCTGGAAAGGCAAGAAGATGCCAGGGCGCTATGGTAACGAAAGAGTTACGGTCCAGAATCTGGAAGTTGTTAAAGTCGATGCAGAGAATGGAATTATAGCCGTTCACGGCGCAGTCCCAGGAGCGAGGGGCGGGCTCGTAATAATCAAGAGCGCGAAGAAGCCCCGAAGATGA
- the rplD gene encoding 50S ribosomal protein L4, translated as MAQLNVIDVNGKTVGTLELKDAIFGHDVINDKKKIDLMFRYVDMQLAARRMGTASVKTRSEVSGGGRKPWAQKHTGRARSGSTRSPLWRHGGVIHGPKPKDWSKKLNKKMKKLALKYALSLRFQEGNLIILDDIKFETPRTREIKNVISKLGFEKGTKALFVLPWKREEYKNVKLSGRNIPEVKVIIADNPGNGGSTNIDGLNVYDILNHEKLVLTVDLVRKIEEVLG; from the coding sequence ATGGCCCAGTTAAACGTCATTGACGTTAACGGGAAAACAGTAGGGACACTTGAACTAAAAGACGCGATTTTTGGCCATGACGTGATCAACGACAAAAAGAAAATCGATCTGATGTTCCGTTATGTTGATATGCAGCTCGCTGCAAGAAGAATGGGTACGGCATCAGTGAAGACTCGTTCAGAGGTTTCCGGTGGTGGAAGAAAGCCATGGGCCCAGAAGCACACCGGTAGGGCTAGATCGGGCTCCACTAGAAGCCCACTCTGGAGGCACGGTGGAGTCATTCATGGTCCGAAACCTAAGGACTGGTCGAAAAAGCTCAACAAAAAGATGAAAAAATTAGCGCTGAAATATGCCCTTAGCCTCAGGTTTCAGGAAGGCAACCTGATCATACTCGATGATATCAAGTTTGAAACTCCCAGGACCAGAGAGATCAAGAACGTGATTTCAAAGCTTGGTTTTGAAAAAGGTACAAAGGCCCTTTTCGTTCTTCCGTGGAAGAGAGAAGAGTACAAGAACGTCAAACTCTCTGGAAGGAATATTCCTGAGGTGAAGGTAATCATCGCTGACAATCCCGGAAACGGTGGATCGACTAACATAGATGGTCTCAATGTTTACGATATTCTTAACCATGAGAAGCTAGTATTAACAGTCGATCTTGTCCGCAAGATCGAGGAGGTGCTCGGCTAA
- the rplW gene encoding 50S ribosomal protein L23 gives MTDPKLTLNDILIRPIITEKSVMAGENNKYVFEVHRDANKYTVREAVEKIFNVKVEKVNILTVKSKPKRRGVLAGKTRSWKKAIVTLVEGYRIKELEGQH, from the coding sequence ATGACTGATCCCAAACTCACGCTCAACGATATCCTTATTAGGCCTATTATAACGGAAAAATCCGTTATGGCTGGAGAGAACAATAAATACGTATTTGAAGTACATAGAGATGCGAACAAATACACCGTCAGGGAAGCTGTGGAAAAGATTTTCAATGTCAAGGTAGAAAAAGTAAACATTCTCACCGTAAAAAGTAAGCCCAAGAGAAGGGGAGTCCTCGCTGGAAAGACACGTTCGTGGAAAAAGGCAATAGTCACACTTGTTGAGGGCTACCGCATCAAAGAACTCGAAGGCCAACACTGA
- the rplB gene encoding 50S ribosomal protein L2, protein MGLRRFKPVTPSRRFALLPDYNEITKTEPEKSLIEPLKKNAGRNHHGRVTVRHQGGGHKRMYRIIDFKRNKFGIPAKVAAIEYDPNRTARIALLVYADGEKRYILAPKGLKTGDVVMNGPDAEITVGNALPLENIPVGTIVHNIEFQPGKGGQIARSAGTYAQLMAKEGKYALLRMPSGELRKVLVKCMATIGMVGNEDHSNEVHGKAGRKRWLGIRPTVRGMTMNPVDHPMGGGEGRSKGHIPQSPWGMPAKGYKTRRRKKPSDKLIVKRRNQI, encoded by the coding sequence ATGGGTCTTAGAAGATTTAAACCGGTTACTCCCAGCAGAAGATTTGCTCTTCTGCCTGATTACAACGAAATTACGAAAACTGAGCCAGAAAAATCATTGATAGAACCTCTCAAGAAAAACGCAGGCCGAAACCACCACGGACGCGTTACTGTCAGGCATCAGGGTGGAGGCCACAAAAGAATGTACAGAATCATCGATTTCAAAAGGAACAAATTCGGTATTCCTGCAAAGGTTGCTGCAATTGAATACGATCCCAACAGGACCGCAAGAATTGCGCTTCTTGTTTATGCCGATGGCGAAAAGAGGTATATCCTTGCGCCGAAAGGTTTAAAAACTGGAGACGTGGTTATGAATGGTCCTGACGCGGAAATTACCGTTGGAAACGCCCTTCCCCTTGAGAATATTCCAGTTGGTACGATCGTTCACAATATAGAATTCCAGCCTGGAAAGGGTGGTCAGATCGCAAGATCCGCCGGAACTTATGCCCAGCTCATGGCTAAAGAAGGGAAGTATGCCCTTCTCAGAATGCCTTCAGGCGAATTGCGTAAAGTGCTTGTGAAGTGCATGGCCACCATCGGAATGGTTGGAAATGAAGATCACTCCAACGAGGTACATGGAAAAGCTGGAAGGAAGAGATGGCTCGGTATCAGGCCAACGGTCAGGGGTATGACCATGAACCCTGTTGATCACCCCATGGGTGGTGGTGAAGGCAGGTCTAAGGGTCACATTCCTCAGAGTCCATGGGGAATGCCCGCGAAGGGGTACAAGACCAGAAGACGCAAGAAGCCTTCTGACAAGCTCATAGTTAAACGCAGGAACCAAATCTAA
- the rpsS gene encoding 30S ribosomal protein S19, with product MSRSQKKGPYVHPKLMKKIREMNEKGEKKPIKTWSRASMITPEMIGHTIAVYNGMKHIPIYITENMIGHRLGEFSPTRRFGGHADKKAKKGQVK from the coding sequence ATGTCAAGATCTCAGAAAAAGGGTCCATACGTACACCCGAAACTGATGAAAAAGATAAGAGAAATGAATGAAAAAGGTGAAAAGAAGCCCATCAAGACATGGAGCAGGGCTTCCATGATCACTCCTGAAATGATCGGTCATACCATTGCTGTGTACAACGGAATGAAGCACATTCCCATATACATCACCGAAAACATGATCGGTCATAGGCTCGGCGAGTTCTCACCTACAAGAAGATTTGGTGGACACGCCGACAAGAAGGCAAAGAAAGGTCAAGTCAAATGA
- the rplV gene encoding 50S ribosomal protein L22, which yields MPENTPRPKRSVFHKQRKEALASIPVVEARAIAKYVRISPRKARDVVNAIRGKNVGEAFQILEFSPKKAARIVYKVLRSAVANAENNFGLNIDNLYVSEAVVEDGPRMKRLWPRGRGRADILLKRFSHIKLVVRDREKEKELTIPQERGDN from the coding sequence ATGCCCGAAAATACACCAAGGCCAAAACGATCAGTATTTCATAAACAGAGAAAAGAAGCTCTGGCTTCCATCCCAGTCGTAGAAGCGAGGGCCATAGCAAAATACGTGAGAATTTCCCCTCGAAAGGCCCGTGATGTGGTAAATGCGATTAGGGGTAAGAATGTGGGAGAGGCTTTCCAGATTCTCGAGTTCTCCCCGAAGAAAGCTGCGAGAATAGTCTACAAAGTCCTTAGATCTGCAGTAGCAAATGCGGAGAACAACTTTGGCCTAAACATTGACAATCTCTATGTAAGCGAAGCCGTTGTGGAAGACGGACCAAGAATGAAAAGACTCTGGCCACGTGGAAGAGGAAGGGCTGATATCCTTCTGAAAAGATTCAGCCACATAAAACTCGTGGTGAGAGACCGCGAAAAGGAGAAGGAACTTACAATTCCTCAGGAGCGAGGTGACAACTAA